One genomic window of bacterium includes the following:
- a CDS encoding flavodoxin family protein — MKITVFNGSPRAEKGNTHIMVEEFLAGAKEAGAETENIFLVKNNIKHCLGCYNCWVKTPGECIIKDDMKELLSKFIETDIVVFATPLYVDNVSGIMKNFMDRLIPVLDPYFKKDKNGECRHTNRYGKSPKIGVISNSGFPEQSHFQVLKLLFNRIAKNMHSEVIGEIYRGGGPILGNKMLLLTPFIHSYKKCLHKAGKEIVENLKLSDETIAKLERPIVPDEQYISGANKNWDKTLAKIER; from the coding sequence ATGAAAATAACCGTATTCAACGGAAGCCCACGGGCTGAAAAAGGAAATACACACATTATGGTGGAAGAATTCCTTGCAGGCGCAAAAGAAGCCGGTGCTGAGACCGAAAATATCTTTCTGGTAAAAAATAACATAAAACATTGTCTTGGATGTTATAACTGCTGGGTAAAAACACCCGGCGAATGCATAATCAAAGATGATATGAAAGAGTTATTATCAAAATTCATAGAAACGGATATTGTCGTTTTCGCAACTCCCCTATATGTAGATAATGTAAGCGGAATTATGAAAAACTTTATGGACAGATTAATACCCGTTCTTGACCCTTATTTCAAAAAAGATAAAAACGGTGAGTGCCGTCATACAAATAGATACGGCAAATCTCCTAAAATTGGGGTAATTTCAAATTCCGGGTTCCCAGAACAAAGCCATTTTCAGGTGCTAAAACTGTTATTCAACAGAATTGCAAAAAATATGCATTCCGAAGTTATCGGAGAAATATATAGAGGAGGAGGCCCAATCCTTGGAAATAAAATGTTACTCCTTACCCCCTTTATCCACAGTTATAAAAAATGTTTACACAAAGCCGGGAAAGAAATAGTCGAAAACTTAAAACTCTCGGACGAGACTATCGCAAAACTGGAAAGACCAATAGTCCCTGATGAACAATATATAAGCGGCGCAAATAAAAATTGGGATAAAACATTGGCAAAGATTGAACGATAG